Proteins co-encoded in one Leucobacter exalbidus genomic window:
- a CDS encoding HD domain-containing protein, producing the protein MTQSIAGILIPDSEMAQAATALVQDVASELVFNHSRRVFLFGALRGQQQGLSYDPELLYVGAMFHDLGLTDTFKRTDQRFEIDAADEARKFLQSYGISDADADTVWAAIALHTTPEIPLHMAPEIALVTRGVELDVLGLGFETVTDEQRQAIVDAHPRPDFKNRILAAFTEGLKDRPDTTFGNVKADVLAHFVPGFTRGDFVEVIQGSAWSE; encoded by the coding sequence ATGACTCAGTCAATTGCCGGAATTCTGATTCCCGATAGCGAAATGGCACAGGCCGCGACCGCGCTGGTACAGGATGTCGCTTCAGAACTCGTATTCAATCACTCGCGCCGGGTGTTCTTGTTCGGTGCGCTGCGTGGCCAGCAGCAGGGTCTGTCATACGACCCCGAGCTGCTGTATGTGGGCGCAATGTTCCACGACCTCGGGCTGACCGACACGTTCAAGCGCACCGACCAGCGCTTTGAGATCGATGCCGCCGATGAGGCACGCAAGTTCCTCCAGTCATACGGAATCAGCGACGCCGACGCCGACACGGTGTGGGCCGCCATCGCCCTCCACACCACCCCCGAGATCCCGCTGCACATGGCCCCCGAGATCGCGCTCGTCACGCGAGGCGTTGAGCTCGACGTGCTCGGTCTCGGCTTTGAGACCGTCACCGACGAGCAGCGCCAGGCGATCGTCGACGCGCACCCCCGCCCCGATTTCAAGAATCGCATTCTTGCCGCGTTCACCGAGGGCCTCAAGGACCGGCCAGACACCACCTTCGGCAACGTCAAGGCCGATGTGCTCGCCCACTTCGTACCCGGGTTCACGCGCGGTGACTTCGTAGAGGTCATTCAGGGCTCAGCGTGGTCTGAGTAG